A single Methanobrevibacter oralis DNA region contains:
- a CDS encoding DUF4013 domain-containing protein produces MGYLVNIVRNTINNVDELPELDFGNNILDGIKAFILIFIYYIIPFIITLLVATLTGGLFAGIEILSVAFGAIENNVADLQTYLFNTIPQSTFETLFISIVITLIVGIILFIVFSIFSSIAFARFSKYESLSEGLNFGEVFNDIKTIGTGKVISWLILLIIVIIVIGLIVGILNLVPYIGIVLGFLLGQSLLEIIFYRSLGLLYREA; encoded by the coding sequence ATGGGTTATCTTGTTAATATTGTTAGAAATACTATAAATAATGTTGATGAATTACCTGAACTAGATTTTGGAAACAATATTTTAGATGGTATAAAAGCATTTATCTTAATTTTTATCTATTATATAATTCCATTTATTATTACTTTATTAGTAGCCACTTTAACTGGAGGTTTATTTGCAGGTATTGAAATTCTTTCAGTAGCTTTTGGTGCTATTGAGAATAATGTTGCTGATTTACAAACTTATCTTTTTAATACTATTCCTCAATCTACTTTTGAAACGCTTTTTATTTCAATTGTTATTACATTAATTGTTGGAATTATACTATTTATTGTATTTTCTATTTTTTCATCAATTGCTTTTGCTAGATTTTCTAAATATGAAAGTTTATCTGAAGGATTGAACTTTGGAGAGGTATTTAATGATATTAAAACTATTGGTACAGGTAAAGTTATAAGTTGGCTTATTCTTTTAATTATTGTTATTATAGTTATAGGACTTATTGTTGGAATTCTTAATTTAGTTCCATATATAGGAATAGTTTTAGGATTTTTATTAGGTCAAAGTTTACTTGAAATTATATTTTATAGATCTTTAGGTTTATTATATAGAGAAGCATAA